A part of Saccopteryx bilineata isolate mSacBil1 chromosome 10, mSacBil1_pri_phased_curated, whole genome shotgun sequence genomic DNA contains:
- the ARPC4 gene encoding actin-related protein 2/3 complex subunit 4 isoform X1, whose product MVRVPGPGPGTPYSSSLTATLRPYLSAVRATLQAALCLENFSSQVVERHNKPEVEVRSSKELLLQPVTISRNEKEKVLIEGSINSVRVSIAVKQADEIEKILCHKFMRFMMMRAENFFILRRKPVEGYDISFLITNFHTEQMYKHKLVDFVIHFMEEIDKEISEMKLSVNARARIVAEEFLKNF is encoded by the exons ATGGTGAGAGTGCCGGGCCCCGGGCCAGGGACCCCCTACTCCTCGTCCCTG ACTGCCACTCTCCGCCCCTACCTGAGTGCCGTGCGGGCCACACTGCAGGctgccctctgcctggagaaTTTCTCCTCCCAGGTTGTGGAACGACACAATAAGCCGGAGGTGGAAGTCAG GAGTAGCAAAGAGCTCTTGTTACAACCTGTGACCATCAGCAGGAATGAGAAGGAAAAAGTTCTGATCGAGGGCTCCATCAACTCTGTCCGGGTCAGCATTGCTGTGAAACAG GCTGATGAGATTGAGAAGATTTTATGCCACAAGTTCATGCGCTTCATGATGATGCGAGCAGAGAATTTCTTTATCCTTCGAAGGAAACCAGTGGAG GGGTATGACATCAGTTTTCTGATCACCAACTTCCATACGGAGCAGATGTATAAACACAAGTTGGTGGACTTTGTGATTCACTTCATGGAGGAAATCGACAAAGAGATCAGTGAGATGAAGCTGTCGGTCAATGCCCGTGCCCGCATTGTGGCTGAGGAGTTCCTCAAGAAT
- the ARPC4 gene encoding actin-related protein 2/3 complex subunit 4 isoform X2 — MTATLRPYLSAVRATLQAALCLENFSSQVVERHNKPEVEVRSSKELLLQPVTISRNEKEKVLIEGSINSVRVSIAVKQADEIEKILCHKFMRFMMMRAENFFILRRKPVEGYDISFLITNFHTEQMYKHKLVDFVIHFMEEIDKEISEMKLSVNARARIVAEEFLKNF; from the exons ATG ACTGCCACTCTCCGCCCCTACCTGAGTGCCGTGCGGGCCACACTGCAGGctgccctctgcctggagaaTTTCTCCTCCCAGGTTGTGGAACGACACAATAAGCCGGAGGTGGAAGTCAG GAGTAGCAAAGAGCTCTTGTTACAACCTGTGACCATCAGCAGGAATGAGAAGGAAAAAGTTCTGATCGAGGGCTCCATCAACTCTGTCCGGGTCAGCATTGCTGTGAAACAG GCTGATGAGATTGAGAAGATTTTATGCCACAAGTTCATGCGCTTCATGATGATGCGAGCAGAGAATTTCTTTATCCTTCGAAGGAAACCAGTGGAG GGGTATGACATCAGTTTTCTGATCACCAACTTCCATACGGAGCAGATGTATAAACACAAGTTGGTGGACTTTGTGATTCACTTCATGGAGGAAATCGACAAAGAGATCAGTGAGATGAAGCTGTCGGTCAATGCCCGTGCCCGCATTGTGGCTGAGGAGTTCCTCAAGAAT